In one Ictalurus punctatus breed USDA103 chromosome 19, Coco_2.0, whole genome shotgun sequence genomic region, the following are encoded:
- the etnk1 gene encoding ethanolamine kinase 1 isoform X2, whose amino-acid sequence MANYIHVPESAPVVPKLDVTVDEHDYRPAALQLIKALRPHWKPTEVKMKTFTDGITNKLIGCYEGGAQEDVVLVRIYGNKTELFVDRDNEVKSFQVLHAHRCAPRLYCTFNNGLCYEFLEGVALEPEHIRNPAIFRLIARQMAKYHAIHAHNGWVPRSDLWHTMSKYFSLVPTRFDNLEKNQRLSSQVPSPVCLREELLWLQQSLSKLDSPVVLCHNDLLCKNIIYQQAGECSGSSTCAGKTGHSKPIGALGGIGLVGGERQDVSLPQISSSATQAYSHWLELFCVSG is encoded by the exons ATGGCGAACTACATCCACGTCCCTGAGAGTGCTCCTGTAGTGCCCAAACTGGACGTGACCGTGGACGAGCACGACTACAGACCCGCAGCGCTGCAGCTCATCAAGGCGCTCAGACCGCACTGGAAACCCACTGAGGTCAAAATGAAG ACTTTCACTGATGGCATCACCAACAAGCTGATTGGCTGCTACGAGGGTGGGGCGCAGGAGGACGTGGTGCTCGTGCGTATCTACGGCAACAAAACAGAGCTTTTCGTAGACCGTGACAATGAGGTGAAGAGCTTTCAAGTGCTGCATGCGCACCGCTGCGCCCCGCGTCTCTACTGCACCTTTAACAACGGCCTCTGCTATGAGTTCCTGGAGGGCGTGGCTCTGGAGCCCGAGCACATCCGTAACCCCGCCATTTTCAG GCTCATTGCAAGGCAGATGGCGAAGTACCACGCCATCCACGCGCACAACGGCTGGGTTCCCCGGTCTGATCTCTGGCACACGATGAGCAAGTACTTTTCCCTCGTCCCCACCCGCTTTGACAATCTGGAAAAGAACCAGAG gctgagCAGCCAGGTGCCCAGTCCGGTGTGTTTGAGAGAGGAGCTGCTGTGGCTCCAGCAGAGCCTCTCCAAGCTCGACTCGCCCGTCGTTCTCTGTCACAACGACCTGCTGTGTAAGAACATCATCTACCAACAGGCAGGAG AGTGTAGCGGAAGTTCCACCTGTGCGGGGAAAACTGGGCACTCGAAGCCGATTGGTGCCCTTGGCGGCATTGGGTTGGTGGGCGGAGAAAGGCAAG ATGTGAGTTTGCCCCAAATCTCTTCATCTGCTACACAGGCCTATAGCCACTGGCTGGAGCTGTTCTGTGTGTCCGGCTAG
- the strap gene encoding serine-threonine kinase receptor-associated protein, with protein MAMRQTPLTCSGHTRPVVDLAFSGITPYGYFLISACKDGKPMLRQGDTGDWIGTFLGHKGAVWGATLNKEATKAATAAADFSAKVWDAVTGDEVLTLAHKHIVKSVNFTQDSSCLLTGGNDKVLRIYDLNKPEAEPREISGHTSAIKKALWCNDDQQILSAADDKTIRLWDRNTGEVVKTLSFEASVGSMEYVPDGEVLVITYGRTVAFYNAQTLDLIKTVDAPASIHSASLHPDKDFFVAGGDDFKLYKYDYTTKEEMESYKGHFGPVHCVRFSPDGELYASGSEDGTLRLWQTAVGKTYGLWKCVLPEELSSENSDALYCPPAEIKA; from the exons ATGGCTATGAGGCAGACTCCTCTCACGTGTTCCGGTCACACCAGGCCTGTTGTGGATCTGGCCTTCAGCGGAATCACTCCTTATGGCTATTTTCTCATCAGTGCTTGTAAAG ATGGTAAACCAATGTTGCGCCAGGGAGACACAGGGGACTGGATCGGGACGTTCTTGGGTCACAAAGGTGCTGTTTGGGGCGCCACCTTAAACAAAGAAGCTACGAAGGCGGCTACAGCGGCTGCCGATTTCTCTGC AAAGGTGTGGGACGCAGTCACGGGAGACGAGGTCCTCACGCTGGCGCACAAGCACATCGTCAAATCCGTcaacttcacgcag gaCAGTAGCTGCCTTTTAACAGGAGGAAATGATAAAGTGCTGCGTATTTACGACCTGAACAAGCCTGAAGCAG AGCCGCGAGAGATCTCGGGCCACACATCAGCCATTAAGAAGGCGCTGTGGTGTAACGATGATCAGCAGATCCTCTCTGCCGCCGATGATAAAACCATACG TCTGTGGGATAGGAACACGGGCGAGGTGGTGAAGACGCTGTCGTTCGAGGCGTCCGTCGGCAGCATGGAGTACGTCCCTGACGGCGAGGTCCTCGTCATCACCTACGGAAGGACCGTCGCCTTCTACAACGCTCAAAC CCTGGACCTGATCAAGACCGTGGACGCTCCGGCCTCCATTCACTCCGCCTCCCTGCATCCCGACAAAGACTTCTTCGTCGCAGGAGGAGACGACTTCAAGCTCTACAAATACGACTACACCACCAAGGAGGAAATGG AGTCGTATAAGGGTCACTTCGGGCCTGTGCACTGCGTGCGCTTCAGTCCTGACGGAGAGCTGTACGCCAGCGGCTCCGAGGACGGGACGCTGCGCCTGTGGCAGACCGCCGTAGGGAAAACGTACGGACTGTGGAAGTGCGTGCTGCCCG AGGAGCTGTCTTCGGAGAACTCGGACGCTCTGTACTGCCCTCCGGCTGAGATCAAGGCCTGA
- the etnk1 gene encoding ethanolamine kinase 1 isoform X1 produces MANYIHVPESAPVVPKLDVTVDEHDYRPAALQLIKALRPHWKPTEVKMKTFTDGITNKLIGCYEGGAQEDVVLVRIYGNKTELFVDRDNEVKSFQVLHAHRCAPRLYCTFNNGLCYEFLEGVALEPEHIRNPAIFRLIARQMAKYHAIHAHNGWVPRSDLWHTMSKYFSLVPTRFDNLEKNQRLSSQVPSPVCLREELLWLQQSLSKLDSPVVLCHNDLLCKNIIYQQAGGHVKFIDYEYAGYNYQAYDIGNHFNEFAGLNEVDYSLYPERSLQLQWLRAYLEAYKEYKDQGTEVSEAEVEVLYVQVNNFALASHFFWGLWALIQAQYSTIDFDFLGYAVLRFSQYFKMKPEVTALNFPE; encoded by the exons ATGGCGAACTACATCCACGTCCCTGAGAGTGCTCCTGTAGTGCCCAAACTGGACGTGACCGTGGACGAGCACGACTACAGACCCGCAGCGCTGCAGCTCATCAAGGCGCTCAGACCGCACTGGAAACCCACTGAGGTCAAAATGAAG ACTTTCACTGATGGCATCACCAACAAGCTGATTGGCTGCTACGAGGGTGGGGCGCAGGAGGACGTGGTGCTCGTGCGTATCTACGGCAACAAAACAGAGCTTTTCGTAGACCGTGACAATGAGGTGAAGAGCTTTCAAGTGCTGCATGCGCACCGCTGCGCCCCGCGTCTCTACTGCACCTTTAACAACGGCCTCTGCTATGAGTTCCTGGAGGGCGTGGCTCTGGAGCCCGAGCACATCCGTAACCCCGCCATTTTCAG GCTCATTGCAAGGCAGATGGCGAAGTACCACGCCATCCACGCGCACAACGGCTGGGTTCCCCGGTCTGATCTCTGGCACACGATGAGCAAGTACTTTTCCCTCGTCCCCACCCGCTTTGACAATCTGGAAAAGAACCAGAG gctgagCAGCCAGGTGCCCAGTCCGGTGTGTTTGAGAGAGGAGCTGCTGTGGCTCCAGCAGAGCCTCTCCAAGCTCGACTCGCCCGTCGTTCTCTGTCACAACGACCTGCTGTGTAAGAACATCATCTACCAACAGGCAGGAG GACATGTCAAATTTATTGACTACGAATACGCTGGGTACAATTACCAAGCCTATGACATTGGGAACCACTTCAATGAATTTGCAG gtctGAACGAGGTGGACTACAGCCTGTATCCTGAGCGCAGCCTCCAACTGCAGTGGCTGCGAGCCTATCTGGAGGCCTATAAGGAATATAAAGATCAGGGCACTGAGGTCTCCGAGGCTGAGGTGGAAGTCCTGTACGTCCAGGTGAACAACTTCGCCCTG gcaTCTCATTTCTTCTGGGGTCTGTGGGCATTGATTCAGGCTCAGTACTCCACAATTGACTTTGACTTCTTGGG ATATGCAGTTCTTCGCTTTAGCCAGTACTTCAAGATGAAACCCGAGGTCACGGCGCTGAACTTTCCAGAATAG